A single Leptolyngbya ohadii IS1 DNA region contains:
- a CDS encoding CIA30 family protein: MTRQSSNWDLGRFVKTLSYFGAVPILSQMDWFQQWFGSRPDPTVDSRSLNLAASPSSPPSAASNVAAMPQTTQTQTTLPQTILIVGTGDLLTALVDCLQAQGKPIRAASLDLSYQPDRSGVEWVKLDLQQAPPAELLAGVGTIVCAMGNHSPFGTIESESLVEPTGRFLIEAAEQQDSRLPIFDFSHQSINLSEIWGALDDVVMGGVSQSGIRLNGNFAEFSGQVSTANSGGFASVRTRNLEPPIDLSEYDGIELRLKGDGNRYKFMLRGETNWDGVAHCASFDTVRDRWITVRFPFASLIPVFRARTLENVPLKPDRIRAFQLMLSKFEYDGALNPHFQPGFFQLQVESISAYKQSDRIPLILVSSAADSKAELLLKQSQFSVRVLRPAEGEAAGEVVEEVVQLIG; the protein is encoded by the coding sequence ATGACTCGTCAATCGTCGAACTGGGATTTGGGTCGATTTGTGAAAACGCTGTCCTACTTTGGGGCAGTACCGATTTTGAGTCAGATGGACTGGTTTCAGCAGTGGTTTGGCAGTCGTCCTGATCCAACGGTTGATAGTCGCTCCCTGAATCTTGCTGCGTCTCCTTCTTCGCCTCCTTCTGCTGCCTCTAATGTTGCTGCTATGCCCCAAACAACTCAGACCCAGACTACTTTGCCCCAGACTATTTTGATTGTCGGAACGGGTGATTTGCTCACTGCCCTGGTCGATTGCCTCCAAGCGCAGGGTAAACCGATTCGTGCCGCCTCTCTGGATTTGTCCTACCAGCCCGATCGCAGTGGTGTGGAGTGGGTAAAGCTTGACCTCCAGCAGGCTCCTCCAGCGGAACTTCTGGCAGGGGTAGGGACGATCGTTTGTGCAATGGGCAATCATTCGCCGTTTGGGACGATTGAATCAGAGTCGCTGGTAGAACCAACGGGGCGGTTTCTAATAGAGGCGGCGGAACAGCAGGATAGTCGCTTGCCGATTTTTGATTTCAGCCACCAGTCCATCAATCTCTCTGAGATCTGGGGTGCCCTGGACGACGTGGTGATGGGCGGCGTGAGTCAGAGCGGCATTCGCTTAAACGGCAATTTCGCAGAATTTTCAGGACAGGTTTCCACTGCAAACTCCGGCGGATTTGCTTCCGTCCGCACCCGCAATCTAGAACCGCCGATCGACCTCTCTGAATATGACGGCATCGAGCTGCGGCTCAAAGGGGACGGCAACCGCTATAAGTTTATGCTGCGCGGCGAAACCAACTGGGATGGGGTGGCACACTGCGCCTCGTTTGACACCGTTCGCGATCGCTGGATCACCGTTCGTTTTCCCTTTGCTTCCCTGATTCCCGTCTTCCGTGCCCGCACCCTGGAAAATGTGCCGCTGAAACCCGATCGTATCCGCGCCTTTCAACTCATGCTCAGCAAATTTGAATACGATGGCGCACTTAATCCCCATTTTCAGCCCGGTTTCTTCCAGCTTCAGGTAGAGTCCATTTCCGCTTATAAACAGAGCGATCGAATTCCGTTAATTCTTGTTAGTTCTGCGGCGGATTCTAAGGCTGAACTGCTGCTAAAACAGAGCCAATTTTCGGTTAGAGTCCTTCG